From the genome of Solidesulfovibrio carbinolicus, one region includes:
- a CDS encoding ABC transporter ATP-binding protein produces the protein MAFLEIDNVTLTFRGIAALTGVSFTVEKGGIVSLIGPNGAGKTSMLNCISGRYTPDSGRISLGGRDLLAVPAHARTSLGLSRTFQNIALFKGLSVLDNLMVGRHARMDYGLLASILYFGPARRAEDAHRRRVEDVIDFLRLSPYRHHPAGKLPYGVQKRVELGRAMAAESDLILLDEPMAGMNLEETEDMARYILDINEEWGMTVLLVEHDMGVVMDISSKVVVLDFGRVLAEGPPEAVMADPAVVAAYLGGEDAVFLGR, from the coding sequence ATGGCCTTTTTGGAAATCGATAACGTCACCCTGACCTTTCGGGGCATCGCCGCCCTGACCGGTGTGAGCTTCACCGTGGAAAAAGGCGGCATCGTCTCGCTCATTGGCCCCAACGGCGCCGGCAAGACCAGCATGCTCAACTGCATAAGCGGCCGCTACACCCCGGACTCCGGGAGGATCAGCCTGGGCGGGCGCGATCTGCTGGCCGTGCCGGCCCACGCCCGCACCAGCCTTGGCCTGTCGCGCACCTTTCAAAATATCGCGCTGTTTAAGGGCCTTTCGGTGCTCGATAATCTCATGGTCGGCCGCCACGCCCGCATGGACTACGGTCTGCTGGCCTCCATCCTCTATTTCGGGCCGGCCCGACGGGCCGAGGACGCCCACCGCCGCCGGGTGGAGGACGTCATCGATTTCCTGCGGCTTTCGCCCTACCGCCACCATCCGGCCGGCAAGCTGCCCTACGGCGTGCAAAAACGGGTGGAACTCGGCCGGGCCATGGCTGCCGAATCCGACCTCATTTTGCTGGATGAACCCATGGCCGGCATGAATCTTGAGGAAACCGAGGACATGGCCCGCTATATTCTCGATATCAATGAAGAATGGGGCATGACCGTGCTGCTCGTCGAGCACGACATGGGCGTGGTCATGGACATCTCCAGCAAGGTGGTGGTCCTGGATTTCGGCCGGGTGCTGGCCGAAGGCCCGCCCGAAGCGGTCATGGCCGATCCGGCCGTGGTGGCCGCCTACCTCGGCGGCGAAGACGCGGTGTTTCTGGGACGCTAG
- a CDS encoding CBS domain-containing protein translates to MYVGLKMLKDFKKVTPQTPVLDADKLLTGSDFWMLLVVDDDRKLLGYVRKEDIALALPSIMTTLEKHEALYLLSKLTVQKIMRKDIIAVHPEMEIEQAAEIMHQKNLAGLAVVGDQQKLVGYITRSVMLDVLVEEMGLKQGGSRIVFEVEDRTGVLHEVSGIINDLGVSIIATGTFYHNDRRMVVIRLAVDDPYLVAGAIERKGYRLVSAADFEEEWTS, encoded by the coding sequence ATGTACGTCGGTCTCAAGATGCTCAAGGACTTCAAAAAAGTCACGCCGCAAACGCCGGTTCTTGACGCGGACAAACTGCTTACAGGCAGCGATTTCTGGATGCTTCTTGTCGTTGACGACGACAGGAAGCTGCTCGGCTACGTGCGCAAGGAAGACATCGCCCTGGCCCTGCCCTCCATCATGACCACCCTGGAAAAGCACGAGGCGCTCTACCTCCTGTCCAAGCTCACCGTGCAAAAAATCATGCGCAAGGACATCATCGCCGTGCATCCGGAAATGGAGATCGAGCAGGCCGCCGAAATCATGCACCAAAAAAATCTGGCCGGACTGGCCGTGGTGGGCGACCAGCAAAAGCTCGTGGGCTACATCACCCGCTCGGTCATGCTTGACGTGCTGGTCGAGGAAATGGGGCTGAAGCAAGGCGGTTCGCGCATTGTCTTCGAGGTGGAAGACCGCACCGGCGTCCTTCATGAAGTCTCCGGCATCATCAACGATCTTGGCGTCAGCATCATCGCCACCGGCACCTTTTATCACAACGACCGGCGCATGGTGGTCATCCGGCTGGCAGTGGACGATCCGTATCTGGTGGCCGGGGCCATCGAGCGCAAGGGCTACCGGCTGGTGTCCGCCGCCGACTTTGAAGAGGAGTGGACGAGCTGA
- a CDS encoding S8 family serine peptidase encodes MSDALPNDPLFPLQWHLLNTGQSGGTPGIDLNVVRVWEDYDGSGVVVGVIDDGTETDHPDLAANEDPALGFDFLRPDNRGLPVSKEDMHGTSVSGVIGAVADNGLGGTGVAPGATLGIVHLTLGEPPESISDEALTAESAAIFSYAQEYFDVVNNSWGDSGYVANTPNVQAAIENAVQYGRDGLGTVVVFSAGNNRNISGDSNTDATKRSPFVIAVAAVNHDGVPTFYSSPGTNVLVAAPSDDRIDGNWVCGVVTTDRMGYEGYNTAPSPEGDYAYDFGGTSAAAPEVTGVVALMLEANPDLGYRDVQDILALTARNVDPEGNWAINGATNWNGGGMHVSRDVGYGLVDALAAVRLSETWEGQNTYANLATAESSVEVGQTIPDGQGYVTSSIAVIEDIDVERVVVSFDMEHESSSDLRILLVSPSGTESLLLDQAWPTKNAAWPVDMSLSSTFHLGENSKGTWTLYVADAQGNNLTGTLNSWKIDFYGKEASDDSLYVYTNEYSGMAASDPARTILLDTSGDDVVNVAAVSSGSVVNLTPGTLGLVDGTPLVLAAGTAVETVYAGDGDDGLVGDVADNYLFGGRGNDILMGGLGDDVLDGGQKGVDTAVYTGSRLDYQLVRQDDAVTVSGPEGTDLLRNIDVLSFADGIYAVSALYAPGFAGATGILAS; translated from the coding sequence ATGAGCGATGCCCTCCCCAACGATCCGCTTTTTCCTCTCCAGTGGCACCTTCTCAACACCGGCCAAAGCGGCGGAACGCCGGGCATCGACCTCAATGTGGTAAGGGTCTGGGAAGATTACGATGGATCGGGCGTGGTTGTGGGCGTCATCGACGACGGCACAGAAACGGACCACCCGGATCTCGCCGCCAACGAGGACCCGGCCCTGGGCTTCGACTTCCTGCGCCCCGACAACCGTGGCCTGCCGGTCAGCAAGGAAGACATGCACGGAACGAGCGTGTCGGGCGTCATTGGTGCCGTCGCGGACAATGGCCTCGGGGGCACGGGGGTGGCTCCGGGCGCGACCCTCGGAATCGTGCACCTCACCCTGGGAGAGCCGCCCGAATCCATAAGCGACGAGGCGCTCACCGCCGAGAGCGCGGCCATATTCTCCTATGCGCAAGAGTATTTCGACGTGGTGAACAATAGTTGGGGGGATTCGGGGTACGTCGCCAACACCCCAAATGTCCAAGCGGCCATCGAAAATGCCGTCCAATACGGACGCGACGGCCTCGGAACTGTGGTCGTCTTCTCGGCGGGCAACAATCGTAACATATCCGGCGATTCCAACACGGATGCCACGAAGCGCTCGCCCTTCGTCATCGCCGTGGCCGCTGTGAACCATGACGGCGTACCGACCTTCTATAGTAGCCCCGGGACGAATGTCCTCGTGGCCGCCCCTTCGGACGACAGGATCGACGGGAACTGGGTCTGCGGTGTCGTGACGACGGACCGCATGGGCTACGAGGGCTACAACACGGCCCCCTCGCCTGAGGGGGACTATGCCTATGATTTCGGGGGCACTTCGGCCGCCGCGCCCGAAGTGACGGGTGTGGTCGCGCTTATGCTCGAAGCCAACCCGGACCTCGGCTACCGGGATGTTCAAGACATCCTCGCTCTTACCGCCCGCAATGTGGACCCCGAAGGGAATTGGGCCATCAACGGAGCGACCAACTGGAACGGCGGCGGCATGCATGTCAGCCGCGACGTTGGCTACGGCCTTGTGGACGCCCTGGCTGCCGTACGCTTGTCAGAGACCTGGGAAGGGCAAAACACCTACGCCAATCTGGCTACAGCCGAAAGCTCCGTCGAGGTCGGGCAGACCATCCCCGATGGTCAAGGGTATGTAACCTCCTCCATCGCCGTGATCGAGGACATCGACGTCGAGCGGGTGGTCGTCTCCTTCGACATGGAACATGAAAGCTCCTCGGACCTGCGCATCCTGCTGGTCTCGCCATCCGGAACCGAAAGCCTGCTCCTGGACCAAGCCTGGCCGACGAAAAACGCCGCATGGCCGGTGGACATGTCCCTGTCCTCAACCTTCCACCTCGGGGAGAACTCCAAAGGGACCTGGACTCTCTACGTGGCCGACGCCCAAGGGAATAACCTGACGGGGACCCTCAATTCCTGGAAAATCGATTTCTACGGCAAGGAAGCCTCCGACGATTCGCTGTACGTCTACACCAACGAATACTCGGGTATGGCCGCGAGCGACCCGGCTCGGACCATTCTCTTGGACACCTCAGGGGACGACGTCGTCAACGTCGCCGCCGTCTCCTCGGGCAGTGTGGTCAACCTGACCCCCGGAACGCTTGGGCTGGTGGACGGAACACCGCTTGTCCTCGCCGCTGGAACGGCCGTGGAAACTGTTTACGCCGGGGATGGGGACGACGGGCTGGTGGGTGACGTCGCGGACAATTATCTTTTCGGCGGACGCGGAAACGACATCCTCATGGGTGGCCTTGGTGACGACGTGCTCGATGGCGGCCAGAAGGGCGTCGATACCGCCGTCTATACGGGCTCAAGGCTCGATTACCAGCTCGTGCGACAAGATGACGCCGTGACGGTCTCCGGCCCCGAGGGAACCGACCTGCTGCGCAATATCGACGTATTGTCCTTCGCGGATGGCATCTACGCCGTTTCCGCCCTCTATGCGCCGGGATTTGCGGGGGCTACGGGCATTCTTGCATCCTAG